A genomic stretch from Desulfurococcaceae archaeon MEX13E-LK6-19 includes:
- a CDS encoding acetate--CoA ligase, with translation MPSAELDALFKPRSVAIIGASRKPGKIGYTILRNIIEYGYKGRIYPINPQAKEILGLKAYPSILDVPGDVDMAVIAIPANKVLEAAEECGKKGVKVLVVITAGFGEVGNVDAEKKLVEIARNYGMRILGPNIFGVAYTPSKLNATFGPKEIREGNIAFISQSGALGIALMGWTVMEEIGLSALVSIGNMADLDVTEISEYLADDEHTRVITIYLEGLRPGTGKRFIETMKKVTKKKPVIVIKAGRSKRGAVAASSHTGSLAGMDQVYTAAFKQTGILRAYTVEEMFDWARAFANQPIPRGDRTIIITNGGGVGVMATDAAEDYDVPLVVPSEELKSKLREAMPWFGSPKNPVDLTGQAVVDNYVKALEAAYNSDEVDNIIVLYCRTAILDPLDLAKAIVEVAEKHRDKGKPILAALVGGEDVFNAIKHLNKNRIPAYPCPERAVSSLAAMIKYRRFKEKLS, from the coding sequence TTGCCGTCAGCAGAACTCGATGCTCTTTTTAAGCCTAGAAGCGTCGCCATTATTGGTGCTTCAAGAAAACCCGGCAAAATAGGGTATACTATTCTTAGAAACATTATTGAGTACGGCTACAAGGGACGTATATACCCGATTAACCCCCAGGCAAAAGAAATTCTTGGACTAAAAGCCTATCCAAGCATACTTGATGTACCAGGAGACGTCGACATGGCTGTTATAGCTATACCAGCGAACAAAGTGTTGGAAGCAGCTGAGGAATGTGGAAAGAAGGGAGTCAAAGTACTTGTCGTGATAACAGCTGGTTTCGGCGAAGTAGGTAATGTTGATGCCGAGAAAAAGCTTGTCGAGATAGCTAGGAACTATGGAATGAGGATTCTCGGACCCAACATATTCGGCGTAGCCTACACCCCCTCGAAACTAAACGCCACCTTCGGCCCCAAAGAAATCAGGGAAGGCAACATAGCGTTTATATCGCAGAGCGGAGCACTAGGCATAGCCTTAATGGGATGGACTGTTATGGAGGAGATTGGTCTCAGCGCACTAGTAAGCATAGGGAACATGGCTGACCTAGATGTGACAGAGATATCGGAGTACCTTGCAGACGATGAGCACACACGCGTCATAACAATATATCTCGAAGGACTAAGACCTGGCACTGGAAAGAGATTCATAGAAACAATGAAGAAGGTTACAAAGAAGAAACCAGTAATCGTGATCAAGGCTGGAAGAAGTAAGCGTGGAGCAGTCGCGGCATCAAGCCATACGGGAAGCCTAGCAGGCATGGACCAGGTCTACACTGCTGCTTTCAAACAAACAGGAATACTACGTGCCTATACAGTCGAAGAAATGTTTGATTGGGCCCGTGCATTCGCGAACCAGCCTATACCACGTGGCGACAGGACAATCATTATAACCAACGGCGGCGGAGTAGGTGTCATGGCAACTGATGCAGCAGAAGACTACGACGTACCATTGGTTGTTCCAAGCGAGGAACTCAAGTCAAAACTACGTGAAGCAATGCCTTGGTTCGGTAGCCCCAAGAACCCTGTTGACCTGACGGGACAGGCTGTCGTGGATAACTACGTGAAAGCACTTGAGGCAGCATATAATAGTGATGAAGTAGACAACATCATCGTCCTATATTGTCGTACAGCAATACTAGACCCACTAGACCTCGCGAAAGCTATCGTCGAGGTAGCTGAGAAACATAGAGACAAGGGCAAACCTATTCTGGCAGCTCTTGTTGGCGGAGAAGACGTGTTCAATGCCATAAAGCATCTTAACAAGAACAGAATACCAGCTTATCCATGTCCAGAGAGAGCTGTATCAAGTCTTGCGGCTATGATAAAGTATCGTAGATTTAAAGAAAAACTTTCTTAA
- a CDS encoding beta-glucosidase encodes MVYKVKNGAKQGLLVRFYTWHGDNPPEELEKLKPIKEDVHPWINFVWWDNPAPGVPSEFFAVMWKGFIYIPRTGEYRFYVTTDDGSRLWIDDTLVIDAWKDQPPTTYVSEPIMLNSGYHRLKYYFYNRYAFAEAVLGWIPPVGEPGVIPSEYFRFCSGDKIRFIGLPDDYAIEVVTKEFTRKCYSVGKICDIGISWNEIPLKARLRIYDENGELIHESPSEMELWGGDEVKIMITEVK; translated from the coding sequence AACCCTCCTGAAGAACTAGAAAAACTAAAGCCGATCAAAGAGGATGTGCACCCGTGGATAAATTTCGTATGGTGGGATAACCCCGCCCCTGGTGTGCCGAGCGAGTTCTTTGCTGTTATGTGGAAAGGCTTCATATACATTCCGAGGACTGGTGAATACAGATTTTATGTTACAACAGATGATGGTAGTAGGCTTTGGATAGATGATACGCTAGTTATTGATGCATGGAAAGACCAGCCTCCGACAACTTATGTCAGCGAGCCCATAATGCTTAACTCAGGATACCATAGGCTCAAATACTATTTCTACAACAGGTACGCTTTCGCCGAAGCAGTACTTGGATGGATCCCGCCTGTAGGCGAACCCGGTGTTATTCCAAGTGAGTACTTTAGGTTCTGTAGTGGAGACAAGATAAGGTTCATAGGTCTCCCGGATGATTATGCGATCGAAGTTGTAACCAAGGAGTTTACACGGAAATGCTACTCTGTGGGCAAGATTTGTGATATAGGGATCTCGTGGAATGAAATCCCATTGAAAGCTAGGCTAAGGATTTATGATGAAAATGGCGAGCTTATTCATGAGTCGCCGAGTGAAATGGAATTATGGGGTGGTGATGAAGTAAAGATTATGATTACAGAAGTTAAGTAG